Proteins found in one Pontibacter sp. SGAir0037 genomic segment:
- a CDS encoding nodulation protein NfeD, which translates to MKLNYKNRYQLLLCVLLGILFLPLRMFAQEAKQKVFVMKIETEIDPRTNRYTQLALDEATRAGADHVLLELDTFGGALNDADEIRKRLLEYPKPVYVFVNKNAASAGALISLACDSIYMASGANIGAATVVGADGSAAPGKYQSYMRSIMRSTAEANGRNPHLAEAMVEASVDTTLSAGQVLTLTTTEALKFDFCDGRANSIEEVLAQLQLQDAEVINYELSTTDNIIAFFLNPFVSGILILLVLGGLYFELQTPGVGFPLLAAIIAGALYLTPHYLNGLAEHWEILLFAIGLVLIGLEMLVIPGFGVAGISGIALVFLSLLLIMVNNQAFDFTFVSSDDIRRSMLSVVIGMIGAVAIVFLTWKRMLNSRAMQRLVLNNTFQSNEGYRSANTAAHLVGKAGVAFTRMAPTGRIIIDDILYDAQARDGFIEKGEAVEVIDQSTFSLRVKKKVAREVVS; encoded by the coding sequence ATGAAATTAAACTATAAGAACCGGTACCAGTTGCTGCTCTGTGTCCTGCTGGGCATTTTATTTCTGCCTTTGCGCATGTTTGCCCAGGAAGCAAAGCAAAAAGTCTTTGTCATGAAAATTGAGACAGAAATTGACCCGCGTACCAACCGCTACACCCAACTGGCGCTGGACGAAGCTACCCGTGCAGGGGCAGATCATGTATTGCTTGAGCTCGACACCTTTGGAGGTGCCTTAAATGATGCCGATGAAATCAGAAAGCGTCTGCTGGAGTACCCAAAGCCAGTCTATGTATTTGTCAATAAGAATGCGGCTTCTGCCGGGGCTCTTATTTCCCTTGCCTGCGACAGCATCTATATGGCTTCGGGTGCAAACATTGGTGCCGCAACCGTGGTCGGGGCAGACGGCTCGGCAGCACCTGGCAAATACCAGTCGTACATGCGGTCTATTATGCGCTCTACAGCCGAAGCCAATGGCCGTAACCCCCACCTGGCAGAGGCAATGGTCGAGGCAAGCGTAGACACCACATTGTCTGCCGGACAGGTACTTACGTTAACAACTACAGAAGCGCTCAAGTTTGACTTCTGCGATGGCCGGGCCAACAGCATAGAGGAAGTGCTGGCGCAGCTTCAGCTGCAGGATGCGGAGGTGATCAACTACGAACTCAGCACCACCGACAACATAATTGCTTTCTTTCTGAACCCCTTCGTAAGCGGCATATTGATCTTGCTTGTGTTAGGAGGCCTGTATTTCGAACTACAGACACCCGGAGTAGGATTTCCGCTTCTGGCTGCCATCATCGCCGGTGCCCTATACCTGACACCCCACTACCTGAACGGGCTGGCTGAGCATTGGGAAATACTGCTGTTTGCAATCGGGCTTGTTCTCATTGGGCTGGAAATGCTGGTTATTCCCGGCTTTGGAGTAGCGGGTATAAGCGGTATCGCGCTGGTCTTTCTATCGCTCTTACTCATTATGGTCAATAACCAGGCATTCGATTTCACCTTTGTTTCTTCTGATGATATCCGTAGAAGTATGCTGTCTGTTGTTATTGGTATGATCGGCGCAGTAGCCATTGTCTTCTTAACCTGGAAGCGTATGTTGAATAGCCGGGCCATGCAGCGCCTGGTCCTGAACAACACCTTTCAGAGCAATGAGGGTTATCGCTCTGCGAATACGGCTGCACACCTGGTGGGTAAGGCCGGAGTCGCTTTCACCCGTATGGCACCTACCGGACGTATTATCATTGATGATATTCTTTATGATGCCCAGGCCCGTGATGGTTTTATTGAAAAAGGAGAAGCAGTGGAAGTAATCGACCAGAGTACCTTCTCTTTAAGGGTAAAGAAAAAGGTGGCCCGGGAAGTTGTTTCTTAA
- a CDS encoding asparagine synthetase B, with translation MSKTFLLSIAFFFLLAHVSAAAHLFIAMDQSQKDHLKAYGIAYWMLQQEQEVDWLLNYRGGSFAFQHSEKWERELLVRGVSYSVISEAQYHAILTEIASVEANMEVMKLEKLPRIAVYSPKLKQPWDDAVTLVLTYAEIPYDMLYDEEVLAGGLLKYDWLHLHHDDFTGQYGKFIGRRRNQEWLRSQQQESENVARRFGYTKVSQMKLGVAKKMKEFVAGGGFMFAMCSATDTYDIALAAEGVDIVDAVFDGDGVDPKAQQKLDYSRTFAFRNFAIRLEPYDRGFSDIDNSRWERSLSQENDFFTLFTFSAKWDPIPTMLTQNHEKTVKGFIGQTTAFKKELIKSDVTVMGEAAVVDEARYIHGTLGRGTWTFYGGHDPEDYMHSPGEEPTDLALHPNSPGYRLILNNILFPASKKKKTKT, from the coding sequence ATGAGCAAAACTTTCCTACTCAGCATCGCCTTCTTTTTTCTGCTGGCTCACGTTTCTGCTGCAGCACATCTTTTTATAGCCATGGATCAGTCGCAGAAAGACCACCTGAAAGCCTATGGAATTGCTTACTGGATGCTTCAGCAGGAACAGGAGGTGGACTGGCTCCTGAATTACCGCGGTGGCAGCTTTGCCTTTCAGCATTCCGAAAAATGGGAGCGGGAGCTGCTGGTGAGGGGCGTCAGCTATAGTGTTATCTCCGAAGCGCAGTATCATGCTATTTTAACAGAGATAGCTAGCGTAGAAGCAAACATGGAGGTAATGAAACTGGAGAAGCTACCCCGCATTGCTGTTTACTCTCCAAAACTGAAGCAGCCCTGGGACGATGCCGTTACGCTTGTGCTTACTTATGCTGAAATACCCTATGATATGCTTTACGACGAAGAGGTGCTGGCGGGCGGTCTGCTTAAATATGACTGGCTGCACCTGCACCACGATGACTTTACCGGGCAGTACGGGAAGTTTATCGGCCGGCGGCGGAACCAGGAATGGCTGCGCAGCCAGCAGCAGGAATCTGAAAATGTGGCCCGTCGGTTTGGCTATACCAAAGTGTCGCAGATGAAACTGGGTGTGGCCAAAAAAATGAAGGAATTTGTTGCCGGTGGCGGATTTATGTTTGCCATGTGCTCTGCCACCGATACCTACGACATAGCCCTTGCCGCTGAAGGAGTAGATATTGTAGATGCTGTTTTTGACGGGGATGGAGTGGATCCTAAAGCGCAGCAAAAGCTGGATTACAGCCGTACGTTCGCTTTCCGAAATTTTGCCATCCGCCTGGAGCCTTACGACAGAGGGTTTTCAGACATAGATAATTCACGGTGGGAGCGGAGCCTGTCTCAGGAAAACGATTTTTTTACGCTCTTTACTTTTTCAGCCAAATGGGATCCCATTCCTACCATGCTCACACAAAACCATGAAAAAACTGTGAAAGGGTTTATCGGCCAGACCACTGCCTTTAAAAAAGAGCTTATAAAATCGGATGTAACCGTTATGGGTGAAGCAGCTGTGGTGGATGAAGCACGCTATATTCACGGCACACTGGGCCGCGGCACCTGGACCTTTTACGGCGGGCACGATCCGGAAGACTATATGCACTCTCCCGGAGAAGAGCCGACAGATCTGGCATTGCATCCTAATTCGCCGGGGTATCGGCTCATCCTGAACAACATTCTGTTTCCTGCATCTAAAAAGAAAAAGACCAAAACCTGA
- a CDS encoding M20/M25/M40 family metallo-hydrolase, producing MKKTVRSFCMLLLLSGSMSLVQAQNTVVDNIVKEATENSQLEKLGYELMDVVGPRLVGTPQMQKAHDWAVAKYQTWDIPARNEKWGEWRGWERGITHVDMIHPRVRTLEAMQLAWSPGTSKKGVTAELILIPDVQDSVAFKKWLPNVKGKIVMISMSQPTGRPDYNWKEFATPESFEKMKEARTAQTEAWRQRIAKTGLNARTLPVALENAGAVGIVMSNWSNGFGVNKIFSAYTKKIPTIDVALEDYGMLYRLTENGEKPKIRIQAESRNTGKVPTFNTIAEIKGTEKPEEYVILSAHFDSWDGATGATDNGTGTIMMMETMRILKKLYPNPKRTILVGHWGSEEQGLNGSRAFVEDHPEIVKNVQALFNQDNGTGRVANISGQGFLHAYDYLGRWLNAVPREITSSIETTFPGSPGGGGSDYASFVAAGAPAFSLSSLNWSYGTYTWHTNRDTFDKIVFDDVRSNVILAAILAYMASEDPTTTSREQIVLPVNPRTGQQMTWPALRSPTRSGGLD from the coding sequence ATGAAAAAAACAGTACGATCATTCTGTATGCTCCTGCTGTTATCGGGCAGTATGAGCTTGGTACAGGCTCAGAACACTGTAGTAGATAACATTGTGAAGGAAGCTACCGAAAACTCACAACTTGAAAAGCTTGGTTATGAGCTGATGGATGTGGTGGGCCCCCGCCTGGTGGGTACGCCGCAAATGCAAAAAGCACATGATTGGGCAGTTGCCAAATACCAGACCTGGGACATTCCGGCCAGGAACGAAAAATGGGGTGAGTGGAGAGGCTGGGAAAGAGGAATAACGCACGTAGATATGATTCACCCGCGTGTAAGAACGCTGGAGGCGATGCAGTTGGCCTGGAGCCCTGGCACTTCTAAGAAAGGAGTAACGGCAGAATTAATTCTCATTCCAGATGTGCAGGATTCCGTTGCCTTTAAAAAATGGCTGCCAAACGTGAAAGGCAAAATAGTCATGATTTCGATGAGCCAGCCTACGGGCCGACCTGATTACAATTGGAAGGAGTTTGCAACGCCGGAGTCTTTTGAGAAAATGAAGGAAGCCCGCACCGCACAAACCGAAGCATGGCGTCAGCGAATTGCTAAAACCGGCTTAAATGCCCGCACCTTGCCTGTTGCCCTCGAAAATGCAGGAGCTGTGGGCATTGTTATGTCTAACTGGTCGAACGGTTTCGGTGTAAACAAAATTTTTAGCGCCTATACCAAGAAAATTCCTACCATTGATGTGGCCCTGGAGGATTACGGCATGCTCTACCGCTTAACTGAGAATGGAGAAAAGCCAAAGATCAGGATTCAGGCTGAATCCAGGAATACAGGCAAAGTTCCTACATTTAATACCATTGCAGAAATTAAAGGTACAGAGAAGCCGGAAGAGTATGTAATTCTTTCTGCTCATTTCGATTCGTGGGATGGCGCAACGGGTGCTACAGATAATGGAACAGGTACAATTATGATGATGGAAACCATGCGTATCCTGAAGAAGTTGTATCCTAACCCTAAAAGAACCATTCTGGTAGGGCATTGGGGCAGCGAAGAGCAGGGCCTGAACGGTTCCCGTGCTTTTGTGGAAGACCATCCGGAAATTGTAAAAAACGTGCAGGCTCTTTTTAACCAGGATAATGGTACAGGCAGAGTGGCAAATATTTCCGGCCAGGGCTTTTTACACGCCTATGATTACCTGGGCCGTTGGCTAAATGCGGTGCCAAGAGAGATTACCAGCTCCATCGAAACAACTTTCCCGGGTTCTCCAGGTGGGGGAGGCTCTGATTATGCTTCTTTTGTTGCTGCCGGCGCGCCTGCCTTCTCATTAAGTTCTTTAAACTGGTCTTATGGAACATATACCTGGCACACCAACAGAGACACCTTTGATAAAATTGTGTTTGATGATGTTCGTAGCAATGTTATTCTTGCGGCTATACTGGCCTATATGGCAAGCGAAGACCCTACAACAACCTCACGTGAGCAGATTGTGCTGCCGGTTAATCCACGTACGGGCCAGCAAATGACCTGGCCTGCACTGCGTTCCCCAACTCGCAGTGGCGGTTTGGATTAA
- a CDS encoding TonB-dependent receptor domain-containing protein — MKKLFSLFLFFILCESAFAQSEHLLSGTVVDAKGEAVGFANVAVLELATSKVVTGAIAGMDGQFKIKMPAAGDYQLQISAVGYAAYKTAPFQITASSVSKDFGKLQVKEDAQTLGEVEVLSLRPNIVTHPDKMVVSVEGTAMASGSTAYEVLSKSPGVWIDQDGNLQLNGKAGVQIMINGKRSYLSGKELQNLLQGMSAENIKELEIITNPSSRFDAEGASGVININLKKQQQAGMNGSVNAGYQYNNYSSYTGGAEISHKSGQWNSFGSIDFAERVRYRDASMNRIFTNENGSKSKYDQKIFEEGKRTQPSLRIGTDYDLNERHSIGAMANLSFNSNSNSFETDSYLRDGEAANDLYIYSYNHSKGSYQNGTFNVHYLGKLDTAGTTLSADLDYVTISSHDDFDFTNRYMPLNNTAAQTHELLLSTNPVHYDIYSAKIDFAKPLHKTTKLELGVKASQVTSDNDLSFYVTNGDQKTIDPDRSNHFIYKERIYAAYANVSASIHKRLSIQGGVRAEHTSSTGTSLNYMQPTVRNYLNLFPSIFVQQHVSENYQISYKYSLRINRPNYQNLNPFIFYLDPYTSIQGNPNLRPQYVNSFELAQTFRKTYNLVIGYAYTRDFMAEIPNQNAETNTTVFQQQNIKSLESINATLVLPVRISGKWDINNNIIGMYQEYASFAEGKPVMNSQVTLIAQSNHTIVLPHGLRLEVNGAYQSPTVYGLYRMQDQAWIDAGLKRSFLNDKLTATLYASDIFRSRIMHVEAELNGNVNAIDQYHGARAVRFSLRYRFNKGSEFQARKRNVNLDELNRTGGN; from the coding sequence ATGAAAAAGTTATTCTCTCTATTTCTGTTCTTTATTCTCTGTGAATCTGCCTTTGCACAATCCGAACATCTTTTATCGGGTACGGTAGTTGATGCAAAGGGAGAGGCAGTAGGTTTTGCCAATGTGGCCGTTCTGGAACTGGCTACCTCTAAAGTAGTGACAGGTGCCATAGCCGGTATGGATGGACAGTTTAAGATTAAAATGCCAGCAGCAGGTGACTATCAGCTCCAGATCAGCGCCGTAGGCTATGCAGCGTACAAAACAGCTCCATTTCAAATTACGGCATCTTCCGTTTCAAAAGATTTTGGAAAGCTTCAGGTGAAAGAAGATGCTCAAACACTTGGAGAAGTAGAAGTCCTCTCGCTGCGGCCTAATATCGTAACTCACCCTGACAAGATGGTAGTTAGTGTAGAGGGGACCGCAATGGCAAGCGGAAGTACAGCGTACGAAGTGCTCTCTAAATCTCCCGGAGTATGGATTGACCAGGATGGAAACCTGCAGCTGAATGGCAAAGCAGGTGTACAGATCATGATCAATGGCAAACGATCTTATTTATCCGGAAAGGAACTGCAGAACCTGTTACAGGGGATGTCAGCAGAAAACATTAAAGAGCTGGAAATTATCACCAACCCCTCGTCTCGCTTCGATGCAGAAGGGGCATCGGGTGTTATCAATATTAACCTGAAAAAGCAACAGCAGGCAGGGATGAATGGCAGTGTAAATGCCGGCTACCAGTACAACAACTATAGCTCCTATACAGGTGGAGCCGAAATCAGCCATAAAAGTGGTCAGTGGAATTCATTTGGGAGCATAGATTTTGCTGAACGTGTGCGCTACCGTGATGCCTCAATGAACCGTATTTTCACAAACGAAAACGGAAGCAAAAGCAAGTATGACCAAAAGATTTTCGAAGAAGGGAAGCGTACCCAACCTTCTTTAAGAATCGGAACAGACTACGATCTGAACGAACGGCATAGTATCGGTGCAATGGCTAATCTGTCGTTTAACAGTAACAGCAATTCCTTTGAAACCGACTCATACTTACGTGATGGTGAGGCAGCGAATGATCTCTACATCTATTCTTATAATCACTCCAAAGGCAGCTATCAGAATGGCACCTTTAATGTGCACTACCTCGGCAAGCTGGATACAGCAGGCACAACTCTATCAGCTGATCTTGACTATGTAACCATCAGCAGTCACGATGACTTTGACTTTACGAACAGGTATATGCCGCTAAATAATACAGCCGCACAGACACACGAGCTGCTATTAAGTACCAATCCTGTGCATTATGACATTTACTCTGCCAAAATTGATTTTGCCAAACCACTTCACAAAACAACTAAACTTGAACTGGGCGTAAAAGCAAGCCAGGTAACCTCTGACAACGATCTTAGTTTTTATGTAACAAACGGCGATCAGAAAACTATCGACCCGGATCGTAGCAACCATTTTATTTACAAAGAAAGGATTTATGCCGCTTATGCGAATGTGTCTGCCAGCATCCATAAGCGCCTCAGCATTCAGGGTGGTGTACGGGCAGAGCACACTTCTTCTACGGGCACCTCACTCAATTATATGCAGCCTACGGTGCGTAATTATCTGAATCTGTTTCCGAGTATTTTTGTGCAGCAACATGTGTCGGAAAATTACCAGATCAGCTATAAGTACAGCCTCCGCATCAACAGGCCAAATTATCAGAACCTGAATCCTTTTATATTTTACCTCGATCCGTATACCTCAATACAGGGAAACCCGAACCTGCGGCCACAGTATGTTAATTCGTTTGAACTGGCCCAAACGTTCAGAAAAACATACAACCTGGTAATTGGCTATGCTTATACTAGAGATTTTATGGCTGAGATCCCGAACCAGAATGCCGAAACCAATACAACAGTGTTTCAGCAGCAGAACATAAAGAGCCTTGAAAGTATCAATGCTACACTGGTACTGCCTGTCCGGATTTCCGGTAAATGGGACATCAATAATAATATAATAGGCATGTACCAGGAATATGCCAGCTTCGCTGAAGGAAAACCGGTTATGAACAGCCAAGTTACTCTGATTGCACAGTCTAACCACACCATTGTATTGCCCCATGGATTACGCCTGGAAGTAAACGGAGCTTACCAGAGTCCGACGGTTTATGGTTTGTATCGCATGCAGGACCAGGCCTGGATAGATGCCGGATTAAAGCGCAGCTTTTTAAACGATAAGCTAACAGCTACTTTGTATGCTTCCGACATTTTCAGAAGCAGGATCATGCATGTGGAGGCGGAGCTGAACGGCAATGTAAATGCTATAGATCAGTACCATGGCGCAAGAGCAGTGAGGTTCAGTCTTCGTTACCGTTTTAACAAAGGCTCAGAGTTTCAGGCCAGGAAAAGAAACGTGAACCTGGATGAACTGAACCGGACAGGAGGAAACTAA
- a CDS encoding DUF4905 domain-containing protein — MQSRLAIEVRDAEVLLAHFFSLDARIFNLLPIQLENTLTWWLGLEDAHDGLVFLHGYGDQQMGEHKGIRAFAVPANTMQWEQDTLRFYGVGEQGLLVQPADAATSFKVVNYRTGAETGEVISQQQVVDAIAGFHEERYKNCIFPMHYRQGEAYFTMVQEFLEAQLNIKATGAIEYAETEKFIISSYYEKDREDKLNNGLTVFDLRGNLYLHVTLGTRLKGIGTDTFFIFGKNLYFIQDRNSLVVHSLHF; from the coding sequence GTGCAAAGCAGACTGGCCATCGAGGTACGGGATGCGGAGGTGCTTTTGGCGCATTTCTTTTCCCTGGACGCTCGGATATTTAACCTGTTGCCGATCCAGTTGGAGAATACCCTGACCTGGTGGCTCGGCCTGGAAGACGCCCACGATGGTTTGGTTTTTCTGCATGGCTACGGCGATCAGCAGATGGGAGAACATAAAGGTATACGAGCATTTGCTGTACCGGCTAACACAATGCAATGGGAGCAGGATACGTTACGTTTTTATGGCGTAGGAGAGCAGGGGCTTCTGGTGCAGCCTGCCGATGCGGCTACCAGCTTTAAGGTTGTAAACTATAGAACAGGCGCTGAAACAGGGGAAGTAATATCGCAGCAGCAGGTAGTAGATGCCATAGCCGGTTTTCATGAGGAGCGTTATAAAAACTGCATTTTTCCGATGCATTACCGGCAAGGTGAAGCTTATTTTACAATGGTTCAGGAATTTCTGGAGGCGCAGCTTAACATTAAGGCAACAGGTGCGATAGAATATGCTGAAACAGAAAAGTTTATCATCAGCAGTTATTACGAAAAAGACAGGGAAGATAAGCTGAATAATGGCTTAACAGTTTTTGATTTGCGCGGAAATTTATACCTTCATGTAACGCTTGGCACCAGATTAAAAGGGATTGGTACCGATACTTTTTTTATCTTTGGGAAGAATTTATACTTTATTCAGGATAGGAACTCACTGGTAGTTCACAGTCTTCATTTTTAG
- a CDS encoding AraC family transcriptional regulator, which produces MKRYIQYDAFNIYSFEEETWPHPMHKHTYFEIIFIREGCGKHLINDNAFTYKKGDVFLLGPEDYHLFEIASKTSFTFIRFSESFVTGSSVGSGKGWTDMIGMLLNSPYQSGGSVIRTEEDKKQLYHLLEVLLYEYSNRHEYTYGLIMDHLLKVILSIIARNLSRQNHLVSSKSSRIVEEILLYIRQHIYTPEKLRMEVIATQFCFSKNYLSIFFKNQTGESLQQYILKYKLRQVENRLHYSNLTLSQIAHEFGFSDISHFSKIFRKYYGMSPKDFRGSIA; this is translated from the coding sequence ATGAAGCGGTACATACAATACGATGCCTTTAACATTTACTCTTTCGAGGAGGAAACCTGGCCGCACCCGATGCACAAGCATACCTACTTCGAAATTATCTTCATCAGGGAAGGCTGCGGGAAACACCTTATCAACGACAATGCTTTCACTTACAAGAAAGGAGATGTGTTTTTACTTGGCCCGGAAGATTACCACTTATTTGAAATTGCCAGCAAAACCTCTTTTACATTTATTCGCTTTTCAGAGTCTTTTGTGACCGGCTCGTCTGTTGGTAGCGGCAAAGGCTGGACAGATATGATCGGGATGCTGCTAAACTCGCCTTATCAGTCCGGTGGGTCTGTCATCAGGACGGAAGAAGATAAAAAACAGCTTTACCACCTGCTCGAAGTCCTGCTCTACGAATACAGCAACAGGCACGAGTATACCTACGGATTGATCATGGATCATCTTTTAAAAGTGATCCTGAGTATAATTGCCCGTAATTTGTCCAGGCAGAATCACCTGGTTTCGAGCAAAAGCTCCCGGATCGTAGAAGAAATTCTGCTGTATATCAGGCAGCACATCTATACTCCTGAAAAGCTCCGGATGGAGGTGATAGCCACACAGTTTTGTTTCTCGAAAAATTACCTAAGTATTTTCTTTAAAAACCAGACCGGTGAATCGCTGCAGCAGTATATTCTGAAGTATAAACTGCGACAAGTCGAAAACAGGCTGCATTACAGCAACCTTACCCTTTCGCAGATTGCACATGAGTTCGGCTTTTCTGACATCAGCCACTTCAGCAAAATTTTCAGAAAATACTATGGCATGTCTCCCAAAGACTTCAGAGGCAGCATTGCCTGA
- a CDS encoding ankyrin repeat domain-containing protein — translation MTFYSTSQEDIIFDAARKGDVDYLKQLFEQKVDLNIQNAKGFTPLIVASYDGHLEATKLLLEAKADPNVQDLSGNTALMGVCFKGYPEIAKLLIENGAELNMQNGNGGTALMFATLFGRNKLVELVLSYGADKTIRDVRGLTALDLAYQQGNTEAIELLQ, via the coding sequence ATGACCTTCTACTCTACCAGCCAGGAAGATATTATTTTTGATGCAGCCCGCAAGGGAGATGTGGATTACCTGAAACAACTTTTTGAGCAGAAAGTTGATCTGAACATTCAGAATGCCAAAGGCTTTACACCTCTTATTGTGGCCAGCTACGATGGCCACCTGGAAGCAACAAAATTATTACTCGAAGCCAAGGCTGATCCCAATGTGCAGGACCTGAGCGGCAATACAGCCTTGATGGGTGTGTGCTTTAAAGGATATCCGGAAATAGCGAAGCTGCTGATAGAAAACGGTGCTGAGCTCAACATGCAGAACGGCAATGGCGGAACAGCACTTATGTTTGCCACTTTATTTGGCCGTAATAAACTTGTAGAGCTCGTGTTATCATACGGGGCCGACAAAACTATACGAGATGTGCGGGGGCTCACGGCTTTAGACCTGGCGTATCAGCAGGGCAATACAGAAGCCATAGAACTCCTGCAATAG
- a CDS encoding LysM peptidoglycan-binding domain-containing protein: MVRNLLFTLLAAPLVSFSASALEMPAVRDSVGVERKNGKLFVQHRVEPKETLYALSRKYSVPVSQIVEANPKVESTIAIGQIVLIPRQEKATRAAAPAKASPAAVATDAPASSRTFTVNDKGDKLHVVEPKQTLYAISRMHHVSVEDIKKWNNLSSDQVNIGSSLVVGKGGATASKKPLYIPEPDDSMVEDKTIETATASVETASTATPVTTVSTPAQPVVNTARADEDEEAGSGMRRVMESGMAEVIDPKSDTNKYLALHKSAPVGTIMQVKNMMNGQVVYVRVIGKLPDTGANDKVVVRISKKACQKLGVVDQKFRVELSYMPS, encoded by the coding sequence ATGGTTCGAAACTTACTTTTTACACTTTTAGCTGCACCTTTGGTCTCTTTTTCTGCTTCAGCTTTAGAAATGCCCGCTGTTCGGGATTCTGTCGGAGTTGAACGTAAAAACGGAAAGCTGTTTGTTCAGCACCGTGTAGAGCCGAAAGAAACTCTTTACGCCCTTTCAAGAAAATACAGCGTGCCTGTTTCACAGATTGTGGAAGCAAATCCGAAGGTGGAGTCTACTATTGCTATTGGCCAGATTGTGCTCATTCCGAGGCAGGAAAAAGCAACCAGGGCAGCGGCTCCTGCAAAAGCAAGTCCGGCAGCCGTTGCAACAGATGCCCCGGCCTCTTCCCGCACTTTTACTGTAAATGATAAAGGTGACAAACTGCATGTTGTGGAACCAAAGCAAACGCTTTATGCCATCTCCCGCATGCACCATGTATCGGTGGAGGATATCAAAAAATGGAATAACCTTTCTTCTGACCAGGTAAATATCGGCTCTTCGCTGGTGGTTGGAAAAGGCGGTGCCACTGCTTCTAAAAAACCATTGTATATACCTGAGCCTGATGATTCTATGGTAGAGGATAAAACCATAGAAACGGCTACCGCCTCTGTAGAGACAGCAAGTACTGCTACGCCTGTAACGACTGTCAGCACTCCGGCTCAACCCGTGGTTAATACCGCTCGCGCCGACGAAGATGAGGAAGCAGGCTCCGGCATGAGGCGGGTGATGGAAAGTGGTATGGCCGAGGTGATAGACCCCAAATCAGATACCAATAAATACCTCGCTTTGCATAAATCAGCACCCGTGGGTACTATTATGCAGGTAAAAAATATGATGAATGGTCAGGTGGTTTATGTTCGGGTGATCGGAAAGCTGCCTGATACAGGCGCTAACGACAAGGTTGTAGTGAGAATTTCTAAAAAAGCCTGCCAGAAGCTTGGTGTGGTAGATCAGAAGTTCAGGGTAGAATTATCTTACATGCCTTCTTAG